The Hymenobacter sp. DG01 sequence TGGAGCTGCCCGAAACGCCCGACATGGCCCTCTACGAGCAGCAGATGCGCGCCACGCTGGCTCCTTTGCAGGCACGGGGTATTCAGCGGGCCGTGTTCGGGGATATTTACTTGGAGGATTTGCGCCACTACCGCGAGCAGCAGCTGGCGCAAGTAGGCCTGCAGGCCGTATTTCCGCTCTGGCAACGTCCCAACGCCGAGGTGCTGCGCGAGTACCTCGACCTGGGCTTCCGGGCGGTGGTCGTCTGCGTCAATGAAAAATACCTCGACGCCAGCTTCTGCGGCCGCCTCCTCGACGAAGACTTTCTGCGCGACCTGCCACCCGGCGTTGACTCCTGCGGCGAAAACGGCGAGTACCACACCTTCGTCTTTGATGCGCCGTACTTCAGCAGCCCCATTCCGTTTCAACGCGGCGAGCTGGTGCGCCGTACCTACCCGGCGCCCGCCCCTGCCGATGCCCCGGAACCGCCCGCCCCGGCCGCCTTCTGGTACTGCGACCTGCTGCCCGCTGCCACGCCCGGCGCATAACAAAGCCGGGGGCAGGCGGGTACTAGGGTAGCAACCTTTTTCCTTCTGCTATTTTCGCCCGTATGTTGCCCGCCCCCACCGCTACTATTCTCTTCGACGGAGTCTGCAATCTGTGTAATGGCTTTGTGCAGTTTGTTATCGGGCACGATGCGGCCGGCCATTTCCGGTTTGCTTCCCTGCAGTCGGGGGTAGGGCAGGAGCTGCTGCGAACTCACAGTCTGCCCATGCCCGAGGAGCCTGATTCGGTTATTCTGATAACCCCCGA is a genomic window containing:
- a CDS encoding diphthine--ammonia ligase, which encodes MPFPTLMNWSGGKDSALALYHALHDPALHVTDLLTSVNAHYGRVSMHGVRVALLEAQAQRIGLPLTQLELPETPDMALYEQQMRATLAPLQARGIQRAVFGDIYLEDLRHYREQQLAQVGLQAVFPLWQRPNAEVLREYLDLGFRAVVVCVNEKYLDASFCGRLLDEDFLRDLPPGVDSCGENGEYHTFVFDAPYFSSPIPFQRGELVRRTYPAPAPADAPEPPAPAAFWYCDLLPAATPGA